One genomic region from Skermania piniformis encodes:
- a CDS encoding resuscitation-promoting factor, whose amino-acid sequence MSALHRINRARSPLLYSAVAGTLATLTAGGGLAIAQHKNVTVELDGESIPLSTMRRDVAGALAAAGYEMRSGDVVSPAADAHIADGDTIALRRAREVALTVDGRTRAVSTTGLTVREALDQLHIAPEVWTDRPRDEQVPLQGAALTVLTPRSVTVTDGAGTPIQVRVAAPTVGDLLATQNAPLVQDDKVEPAASAPLTDGLQIVVTRNRVENRVETLPVDPPEQLIQDPTLNMSRRVEEHPGTPGVQDVTFAVEFVDGKEVGRRQVAATVTTPALPKVVRVGAKPGTEVPPVANGATWDRLAQCESTGNWQINTGNGFYGGIQFDQNTWERQGGLRYAPRADLATREEQIAIAEVTRARQGWGAWPACTSRMGLQ is encoded by the coding sequence ATGTCGGCGTTGCATCGGATCAACAGGGCGCGGTCTCCGTTGCTCTACTCCGCGGTCGCGGGAACGTTGGCGACGCTGACCGCCGGCGGTGGATTGGCCATCGCGCAACACAAGAACGTGACCGTCGAGCTGGACGGCGAGTCGATCCCGCTCAGCACGATGCGGCGGGACGTGGCCGGCGCGTTGGCCGCGGCGGGGTATGAGATGCGCAGCGGCGACGTGGTGTCCCCGGCCGCCGACGCCCACATCGCCGACGGCGACACCATCGCGCTGCGGCGGGCGCGCGAGGTCGCACTCACCGTCGACGGACGGACCCGAGCCGTGTCGACCACCGGACTCACCGTCCGAGAAGCTTTGGACCAGTTGCACATCGCGCCCGAGGTCTGGACCGACCGGCCGCGCGACGAGCAGGTTCCGCTGCAGGGCGCAGCACTCACCGTGCTGACGCCGCGATCCGTGACCGTCACCGACGGCGCGGGCACCCCGATTCAGGTGCGGGTGGCCGCACCGACCGTGGGTGATCTGCTGGCGACGCAAAACGCGCCGCTGGTGCAGGACGACAAGGTCGAGCCGGCGGCGAGCGCACCGCTCACCGACGGCCTCCAGATTGTGGTGACGCGTAACCGCGTCGAGAACAGGGTCGAGACCCTTCCGGTGGATCCGCCGGAGCAACTCATCCAGGATCCGACATTGAACATGAGCCGCCGCGTGGAGGAACATCCTGGGACGCCGGGGGTTCAGGATGTCACGTTCGCGGTCGAGTTCGTGGACGGCAAGGAGGTCGGCCGACGTCAGGTCGCGGCGACCGTCACCACTCCAGCTTTGCCCAAAGTCGTTCGGGTCGGGGCGAAACCGGGCACCGAGGTCCCGCCGGTGGCCAACGGCGCCACCTGGGATCGACTCGCGCAATGCGAGTCGACCGGCAACTGGCAGATCAATACCGGGAACGGTTTCTACGGCGGGATCCAGTTCGACCAGAACACCTGGGAACGGCAAGGCGGTCTCCGGTATGCGCCCCGTGCCGATCTCGCCACTCGCGAGGAGCAGATCGCAATCGCCGAAGTCACCCGGGCCCGGCAGGGTTGGGGCGCGTGGCCGGCCTGCACCAGCCGAATGGGCCTGCAGTAA
- a CDS encoding 4-(cytidine 5'-diphospho)-2-C-methyl-D-erythritol kinase: MLSVVPPPVTAGAPAKVNLHLAVGDLRADGFHELRTVYQALSLSDRVRVQAAPALTVTVRGEGAAQVPTDRNNLVWKAATRLAHKAGMTPSVEIAIEKAVPVAGGLAGGSADAAATLVALDAFWRLDSSRADLVAIAAELGSDVPFALHGGTAYGTGRGENLLPVLARDTFHWVLALARDGLSTPRVFDELDRLRAHAAPPRCGDAEELLQALAAGDPARLAPLLGNDLQAAAVSLQPELRRTLRAGVDAGALAGVVSGSGPTCAFLCADHDSAIEVSAELSGAGVCRGVRLATSPAPGARVVADAG; encoded by the coding sequence GTGTTGTCCGTCGTTCCGCCGCCCGTGACCGCCGGGGCACCGGCCAAGGTGAATCTGCACCTGGCCGTCGGCGACCTGCGGGCCGACGGGTTCCACGAGTTGCGCACGGTGTATCAGGCGCTCTCGCTGAGCGACCGGGTCCGGGTGCAAGCGGCGCCGGCGCTGACCGTGACGGTACGTGGTGAAGGCGCTGCCCAGGTGCCGACCGACCGCAACAACCTGGTGTGGAAGGCGGCGACCCGGCTCGCGCATAAGGCCGGGATGACGCCGTCGGTCGAGATCGCGATCGAGAAGGCTGTTCCGGTCGCCGGTGGTTTGGCCGGTGGCAGCGCGGACGCCGCGGCGACCCTGGTTGCACTGGATGCGTTCTGGCGCCTCGACAGCAGCCGTGCCGACCTGGTGGCGATCGCCGCCGAGTTGGGTAGCGATGTGCCGTTCGCGCTGCATGGTGGCACCGCGTACGGCACCGGACGGGGCGAGAACCTGCTCCCGGTGTTGGCGCGGGACACTTTTCATTGGGTGCTGGCGCTGGCCCGGGACGGATTGAGCACGCCGCGGGTGTTCGACGAGCTGGATCGGCTGCGGGCACACGCCGCGCCGCCCCGGTGCGGCGATGCCGAAGAGCTGCTGCAGGCATTGGCGGCGGGCGACCCGGCGCGACTCGCCCCGTTGCTCGGCAACGACCTGCAAGCGGCGGCGGTGTCGCTGCAGCCCGAGCTGCGGCGCACGCTGCGCGCCGGGGTGGATGCCGGCGCACTGGCCGGGGTGGTGTCCGGTTCCGGCCCGACCTGTGCCTTTCTCTGTGCCGATCACGACTCGGCGATCGAGGTCAGCGCCGAGCTGTCCGGTGCCGGCGTCTGCCGCGGTGTCCGGCTGGCGACGTCGCCGGCACCCGGCGCCCGAGTCGTCGCCGATGCCGGCTGA
- a CDS encoding FMN-binding glutamate synthase family protein, whose protein sequence is MRWSRALPAAGIAGLAAYDVAQRRHALLRNFPVVGHLRYLLEAIGPELRQYIVSSNEEERPFSRNQRRWIYASSKLENNYFGFGTDRDTEYLDGYPIIKQRTFAGAVPNGVHSTDAVIPSAKVLGGPRGRARAFRPASVVNISGMSFGALSGNAIGALNHGAALADCLHNTGEGGLSPYHRRGGDLILQIGTGYFGCRDDDGNFDLAKLCDVVSSGPVRAIEVKLSQGAKPGLGGLLPGAKVTPEISEIRGIPVGQDCASPSRHTAFHDVDSMLDWVERVADATGLPVGVKSAVGNLTFWQELVAAMGNGDRGVDFVTVDGGEGGTGAAPLIFSEAVSLPFRIGFARVYALFAAAGIAERVTFIGSGKLGLPDNAIVAFALGCDMVNIAREAMMSIGCIQAQKCHTDKCPTGIATQNQWLTHGLDPESKASRAANYIMTLRRDLLKVSEACGVAHPGLITPDDLEIMHGQAFAMPLAEVFGYQPGWGTPSEADRAAITELMGGPAHLP, encoded by the coding sequence CTGAGATGGTCCCGTGCGCTCCCGGCGGCCGGCATCGCCGGTCTGGCCGCCTACGACGTAGCCCAGCGCCGGCATGCGTTGTTACGCAACTTCCCGGTGGTCGGCCATCTCCGATACCTGCTCGAAGCGATCGGTCCGGAGCTGCGGCAGTACATCGTCAGCAGTAACGAGGAGGAGCGCCCGTTCAGCCGCAATCAGCGCCGCTGGATCTATGCGTCGTCGAAGCTGGAGAACAACTACTTCGGCTTCGGCACCGATCGGGACACGGAGTACCTCGACGGCTATCCGATCATCAAACAGCGCACCTTCGCCGGTGCGGTCCCGAACGGTGTGCACTCGACCGACGCAGTGATTCCGTCGGCGAAGGTACTCGGTGGTCCGCGCGGCCGGGCCCGGGCGTTTCGGCCGGCGTCGGTGGTCAACATCTCCGGCATGAGCTTCGGCGCGCTGTCCGGAAACGCGATCGGCGCCCTGAACCACGGTGCGGCGCTCGCCGATTGCCTGCACAACACCGGGGAGGGCGGGCTGTCCCCCTACCACCGCCGGGGCGGCGACCTGATCCTGCAGATCGGCACGGGCTACTTCGGTTGCCGGGACGACGACGGCAATTTCGATCTGGCCAAGCTGTGCGATGTGGTGTCGTCCGGCCCGGTCCGGGCGATCGAGGTCAAGCTCAGCCAGGGCGCCAAACCCGGCCTGGGTGGTCTGCTACCGGGTGCCAAGGTAACTCCGGAAATCTCGGAGATCCGGGGTATCCCGGTCGGCCAGGACTGCGCGAGCCCGTCTCGGCACACCGCGTTCCACGACGTGGACAGCATGCTCGATTGGGTGGAGCGGGTCGCGGATGCGACCGGTCTGCCGGTCGGGGTGAAGTCGGCGGTCGGCAACCTGACCTTCTGGCAGGAACTGGTCGCGGCGATGGGTAACGGTGACCGGGGCGTGGATTTCGTCACGGTCGACGGCGGCGAGGGCGGTACCGGCGCGGCGCCGCTGATCTTCAGTGAGGCGGTGTCGTTGCCGTTCCGGATCGGTTTCGCCCGGGTTTACGCCCTGTTCGCGGCGGCCGGCATCGCCGAACGGGTCACCTTCATCGGTTCCGGCAAGCTCGGGCTGCCGGACAATGCGATCGTCGCGTTCGCGCTCGGCTGCGACATGGTCAACATCGCGCGGGAAGCGATGATGTCGATCGGCTGCATCCAGGCGCAGAAGTGCCACACCGACAAGTGCCCGACCGGGATAGCCACCCAGAACCAATGGCTGACGCACGGCCTGGATCCCGAATCCAAGGCGTCGCGGGCGGCCAACTACATCATGACGTTGCGCCGCGACCTGTTGAAGGTTTCCGAGGCCTGCGGCGTTGCCCATCCGGGTCTGATCACCCCCGACGACCTGGAGATCATGCACGGCCAGGCGTTTGCGATGCCGCTCGCCGAGGTGTTCGGGTATCAGCCGGGTTGGGGGACGCCGTCCGAGGCCGACCGAGCTGCGATCACCGAGCTCATGGGCGGTCCGGCTCACCTACCATGA
- a CDS encoding heavy-metal-associated domain-containing protein, translated as MVRAEYTVTGMTCAHCIAAVRDEVLGLDGVTDVDLDLTAGSLIVVSAAPIPADAVLAAVDEAGYTAVAH; from the coding sequence ATGGTCCGCGCGGAGTACACCGTCACCGGAATGACCTGTGCGCACTGCATTGCTGCAGTGCGCGACGAAGTGCTCGGACTCGACGGCGTGACCGATGTCGACCTCGATCTGACAGCGGGTTCGCTCATCGTGGTCAGCGCCGCGCCGATTCCCGCCGATGCGGTGCTGGCCGCGGTCGACGAGGCCGGCTACACCGCCGTGGCCCACTGA
- a CDS encoding ABC-F family ATP-binding cassette domain-containing protein, producing the protein MAHLLGAEALHLEYPTRVVFDSVTVGVEEGDRIGIVGRNGDGKSSLLAMLGGLIEPQAGRVTRRGGVRFGMLSQSDDLDPAATVGYAIVGDRPEHEWAGDAQVRDVIGGLVSDVPWDAVIGSLSGGQRRRVALAVLLIGEWDVIALDEPTNHLDVEGITWLAEHVKNRWAKNSGALLVITHDRWFLDEVCTETWEVHDGIVEPFEGGYAAYVLQRVERDRMAAATEAKRQNLMRKELAWLRRGAPARTSKPKFRIEVANQLIEDVPPVRNPIELQRLAVARLGKDVIDLEDASVRYGDRAVLRDVTWRIAPGERTGILGANGSGKSTLLGLIAGTVQAATGRVKRGRTVRLGTLDQQFSQLADISGDRVREVLGRTKTTFTIDGKDLTPAQLLERLGFAREHLSSRVGELSGGQKRRLQLLLLLLSEPNLIALDEPTNDVDSDMLAAMEDLLDSWPGTLIVVSHDRYLLERVTDQQYAILDGRLRHLPGGVDEYLRLRAADHAGAPPPAAARAAEPAGTVSARRSGAEERSARKELVATERRLARLAERIDTLHQQLAGHEQSDYTGLAQLTDELRGVEAEQGALEERWFELSELLD; encoded by the coding sequence ATGGCTCATCTACTCGGCGCCGAGGCCCTGCACCTGGAGTATCCAACCCGCGTGGTGTTCGACTCGGTGACAGTCGGGGTCGAGGAAGGCGATCGGATCGGGATCGTCGGCCGCAACGGAGACGGCAAGTCCTCGCTGCTGGCGATGCTCGGTGGCCTGATCGAGCCGCAAGCCGGGCGGGTGACGAGGCGCGGCGGTGTCCGGTTCGGGATGCTGTCGCAGAGTGATGACCTCGACCCGGCGGCGACGGTGGGCTACGCGATCGTCGGGGACCGTCCCGAGCACGAGTGGGCTGGTGACGCTCAGGTTCGCGACGTGATCGGCGGGCTCGTGTCCGACGTGCCCTGGGACGCGGTGATCGGGTCGCTCAGCGGAGGGCAGCGACGCAGGGTTGCGCTGGCCGTGCTGCTCATCGGCGAGTGGGACGTGATCGCGTTGGACGAGCCGACGAACCACCTGGACGTCGAGGGCATCACCTGGCTGGCGGAGCATGTGAAGAACCGCTGGGCGAAGAACTCCGGGGCGCTGCTCGTCATCACTCACGACCGCTGGTTCCTCGATGAGGTCTGCACCGAGACCTGGGAGGTCCACGACGGGATCGTGGAGCCGTTCGAGGGTGGCTATGCCGCCTATGTCCTCCAACGGGTCGAACGGGACCGGATGGCGGCGGCGACCGAAGCAAAGCGGCAGAACCTCATGCGTAAGGAGCTGGCCTGGTTGCGGCGAGGTGCCCCAGCCCGTACGAGCAAGCCCAAGTTCCGCATCGAGGTCGCCAACCAGCTCATCGAGGACGTGCCGCCGGTGCGGAACCCGATCGAGCTGCAACGGCTCGCGGTGGCACGACTGGGCAAGGACGTGATCGACCTCGAAGACGCGAGCGTGCGCTACGGCGACCGCGCGGTTCTGCGCGATGTGACCTGGCGAATCGCTCCCGGCGAGCGAACCGGGATTCTCGGTGCCAACGGCAGCGGCAAGTCCACGCTGTTGGGCTTGATCGCCGGCACTGTGCAGGCGGCTACCGGGCGGGTCAAGCGCGGCAGGACAGTACGGCTCGGGACGCTGGATCAGCAGTTCTCACAGCTCGCGGACATCAGCGGCGACCGTGTGCGAGAGGTGCTGGGGCGCACCAAGACGACGTTCACGATCGACGGCAAGGACCTGACGCCCGCGCAACTGCTGGAACGACTCGGCTTCGCCCGGGAACACCTCTCCAGCCGTGTCGGAGAGCTGTCGGGCGGGCAGAAGCGGCGGCTCCAACTGCTGCTCTTGCTGTTGAGCGAACCTAATCTCATCGCTCTGGATGAACCTACCAATGATGTGGACTCCGACATGCTGGCCGCGATGGAGGACTTGCTGGACTCGTGGCCGGGAACGCTGATCGTCGTGTCCCACGACCGCTATCTCCTGGAACGTGTCACCGACCAGCAGTACGCGATCCTCGACGGGCGGCTGCGACACCTGCCCGGCGGGGTGGACGAGTACCTGCGGCTGCGCGCAGCCGACCATGCCGGCGCGCCGCCGCCCGCCGCCGCACGCGCCGCAGAACCGGCGGGGACGGTCAGCGCACGCCGGTCCGGCGCCGAGGAGCGTTCCGCGCGAAAGGAATTGGTGGCAACCGAACGACGTTTGGCGCGGCTGGCCGAGCGGATCGACACGCTGCACCAGCAGCTGGCCGGGCACGAGCAGAGCGACTACACCGGGTTGGCGCAGCTGACCGACGAGCTGCGCGGGGTCGAGGCCGAACAGGGCGCGCTCGAGGAGCGCTGGTTCGAGCTGTCCGAACTGCTCGACTGA
- a CDS encoding TatD family hydrolase, whose amino-acid sequence MAERSAGARDRASKPARPAPPEPLSPLFDAHTHLDACGAVDAAGVAEIVDRAVAVGVGQLVTVADDLDSARFAVAAAHWNPRVLAATAIHPTRADALDATTRAEIERLAGDPRVVAVGETGLDYYWLDRLDGCAGVSAQIEAFRWHIDLAKRLGKPLMIHNREADHDVLAVLADEGAPDVVIFHCFSSTAPTALACVDAGYVLSFAGTVSFRNAQELQEAAKLVPADQLLVETDAPFLTPHPFRGAPNEPYCLPYTVRALAAVRGEDPAELARAVTATARRVYRSAGPPPSEDPAPGPG is encoded by the coding sequence GTGGCCGAACGCTCCGCAGGCGCACGCGACCGTGCGTCCAAGCCCGCCCGACCGGCGCCGCCGGAGCCGTTGTCGCCGCTGTTCGACGCGCATACGCACCTGGACGCCTGCGGTGCCGTCGATGCGGCCGGGGTTGCCGAGATCGTGGATCGGGCGGTTGCGGTGGGTGTGGGCCAGCTGGTCACGGTCGCCGACGATCTCGACTCGGCCCGCTTCGCGGTCGCCGCAGCGCACTGGAATCCGCGGGTACTCGCGGCGACGGCGATTCACCCGACCCGCGCCGACGCCCTCGATGCGACAACCCGGGCCGAGATCGAGCGGTTGGCCGGCGATCCGCGGGTGGTGGCGGTCGGGGAGACCGGCTTGGACTACTACTGGCTGGATCGGCTCGACGGTTGCGCCGGTGTGTCCGCCCAGATCGAGGCGTTTCGTTGGCACATCGACCTGGCCAAGCGCCTCGGCAAGCCGCTGATGATCCACAACCGCGAGGCCGACCACGACGTGCTCGCAGTCCTCGCCGACGAGGGTGCGCCGGACGTGGTGATCTTCCACTGTTTCTCCTCGACCGCGCCGACCGCGCTGGCCTGCGTCGACGCCGGCTACGTGCTCAGCTTTGCCGGCACGGTGAGCTTCCGTAATGCGCAGGAGCTGCAGGAGGCCGCGAAGCTGGTGCCGGCCGACCAGCTGTTGGTCGAGACCGACGCGCCGTTTCTCACCCCACACCCGTTCCGGGGCGCCCCGAACGAGCCGTATTGCCTGCCGTACACGGTCCGGGCACTCGCTGCCGTGCGCGGCGAAGACCCGGCCGAGCTGGCCCGCGCGGTCACCGCGACCGCGCGCCGGGTCTACCGCTCGGCCGGCCCGCCACCCAGCGAAGATCCCGCTCCCGGACCGGGCTGA
- a CDS encoding heavy metal translocating P-type ATPase: MTATTELAIEGMTCASCAARIEKRLSRIDGVEATVNYATERARVRYPESVTPEQLIAAVTAAGYTATRPPATPDEPDTDATGLRRRLLVSAVLTVPVIAMAMVPALQFRYWQWLSLALATPVVLWGGRSFHRAAWQNLRHRTATMDTLISVGTLAAFGWSVYALFFGGAGTPGTTHAFELTVDHVDAAGNIYLEVAAGVVVFVLTGRYLESRAKRRAGTALRALLQLGAKDVGVLRDGSEIRLPIAELRVGDVFRVRPGEQIATDGVVVDGTSAVDASMLTGEPIPVEVGPGDVVVGGTGNRGGALTVRATGVGADTQLARISALVTAAQDGKAPVQRLADRVAAVFVPVVMMLAVATLGCWLAAGSSASFAFGAAVAVLIIACPCALGLATPTALLVGTGRGAQLGILIRGPEVLESTRKVDTVVLDKTGTLTTGQMSLVETIPAPGVDPAELLRRAGAVEQGSEHPIGRAIAAAAATQGSIPAVEQFVGNGGRGVYGLVAGTAVSVGRPELLGDLPDDLVAARGRAEATGSTVVAVAWDDAVRGLLVVADTVRPTSIDAVARLRRLGLEPVLLTGDNASAARAVADRVGIDKVIAGVLPEGKLDAIHRLQQRGQVVAMVGDGVNDAAALAGADLGMAMGSGTDVAIEAADITLVRADPNAIPDAIRLSRAVLRTIKANLGWAFGYNVAAIPLAAAGLLNPMLAGAAMAMSSLFVVGNSLRLRTFR; encoded by the coding sequence ATGACCGCCACGACCGAACTCGCCATCGAGGGCATGACCTGCGCGTCCTGCGCGGCGCGGATCGAGAAACGGCTCAGCCGGATCGACGGCGTCGAGGCGACGGTGAACTACGCGACCGAGCGCGCCCGGGTGCGGTATCCGGAATCGGTGACCCCCGAGCAGCTGATCGCGGCGGTGACCGCGGCCGGCTATACGGCGACCCGGCCACCGGCGACCCCGGACGAGCCGGATACCGATGCGACGGGACTGCGCCGGCGGCTGCTGGTCAGTGCCGTACTCACGGTCCCGGTGATCGCGATGGCGATGGTGCCGGCGCTGCAGTTCCGCTACTGGCAGTGGCTCTCCCTCGCCCTGGCCACCCCGGTCGTGCTCTGGGGCGGCCGATCCTTCCACCGCGCCGCCTGGCAGAACCTGCGGCACCGCACGGCCACGATGGACACCCTGATCTCGGTGGGCACCCTGGCCGCGTTCGGATGGTCGGTGTACGCACTGTTCTTCGGTGGCGCCGGGACGCCCGGCACCACCCACGCGTTCGAGCTGACCGTCGACCACGTCGACGCCGCCGGCAACATCTATCTCGAGGTCGCCGCCGGGGTGGTGGTGTTCGTGCTGACCGGGCGATACCTGGAGAGCCGAGCCAAGCGGCGTGCCGGAACCGCCTTACGCGCGTTGCTGCAGCTCGGCGCCAAGGACGTCGGTGTGCTGCGGGACGGTAGCGAGATCCGGCTCCCGATCGCCGAGCTGCGGGTCGGCGACGTCTTCCGCGTCCGCCCGGGCGAACAGATTGCCACCGACGGGGTCGTGGTCGACGGCACCTCGGCGGTCGATGCGAGCATGCTGACCGGCGAGCCGATACCCGTCGAGGTCGGCCCCGGCGACGTCGTCGTCGGCGGCACCGGGAACCGGGGTGGGGCGCTCACCGTCCGGGCCACCGGCGTCGGCGCCGACACGCAGCTGGCGCGGATCTCGGCACTGGTGACGGCGGCGCAGGACGGGAAAGCGCCGGTACAACGGCTCGCCGATCGAGTGGCCGCGGTGTTCGTTCCCGTGGTGATGATGCTCGCCGTGGCCACGCTGGGCTGCTGGCTCGCCGCCGGAAGTTCCGCAAGCTTCGCCTTCGGCGCAGCGGTGGCGGTGCTGATCATCGCCTGTCCGTGTGCCCTCGGCCTGGCTACCCCGACCGCGCTGCTGGTCGGCACCGGCCGGGGCGCCCAGCTCGGCATCCTGATCAGGGGACCGGAGGTGCTGGAATCCACCCGCAAGGTCGACACCGTCGTGTTGGACAAGACCGGCACCCTCACCACCGGGCAGATGAGCCTGGTCGAGACGATTCCGGCGCCCGGCGTCGACCCGGCCGAGCTGCTCCGGCGGGCGGGGGCAGTCGAGCAAGGTTCCGAACATCCGATCGGGCGGGCGATCGCAGCGGCGGCGGCAACGCAGGGCTCGATACCCGCGGTCGAGCAGTTCGTCGGAAACGGCGGTCGCGGCGTCTACGGGCTGGTTGCCGGAACCGCGGTGTCGGTCGGCCGGCCGGAACTGCTCGGCGACCTGCCGGACGACCTGGTCGCGGCCCGCGGGAGAGCGGAAGCGACCGGGTCCACGGTGGTCGCGGTGGCCTGGGACGACGCGGTGCGCGGCCTGCTCGTGGTGGCCGACACGGTGCGCCCGACCAGTATCGACGCAGTCGCCCGGTTACGCCGGCTCGGCCTCGAGCCGGTGCTGCTGACCGGCGACAACGCGTCGGCAGCACGCGCGGTGGCCGATCGAGTCGGCATCGACAAGGTGATCGCCGGCGTGCTACCGGAGGGCAAGCTGGACGCGATCCACCGGCTCCAGCAGCGCGGACAAGTGGTCGCGATGGTCGGCGACGGGGTGAACGACGCCGCCGCGCTGGCCGGTGCCGACCTGGGCATGGCGATGGGTAGCGGCACCGACGTAGCGATCGAGGCGGCCGACATCACCCTGGTGCGCGCCGATCCGAACGCGATCCCGGATGCGATCCGGCTCTCCCGCGCCGTGCTGCGGACCATCAAGGCGAATCTGGGTTGGGCGTTCGGCTACAACGTCGCCGCCATCCCACTGGCGGCGGCCGGTCTGCTCAACCCGATGCTGGCCGGGGCGGCCATGGCGATGTCCAGCCTGTTCGTCGTCGGTAACAGCCTGCGACTACGGACTTTCCGATGA
- the rsmA gene encoding 16S rRNA (adenine(1518)-N(6)/adenine(1519)-N(6))-dimethyltransferase RsmA: protein MTGRAALLGPADIRSLAAELGIRPTKTLGQNFVHDANTVRRIVTSADLSPTDVVLEVGPGLGSLTLALLDAAAAVVAVEIDPVLAARLPATVTERAPGRAAGLTVVPADALRIEQLPNGIQPTALVANLPYNVSVPVLLHLLAMFPTLRVALVMVQAEVAERLAAEPGSRIYGVPSVKAGFFGTVRRAGSVGRSVFWPVPQVESGLIRIDRYPTSPWPTDPTFRSRVFAVVDAAFAQRRKTLRAALTGWAGSAAAAERRLIAAGIDPAARGETLATAAFVRLAGGWPDDRRSSESP, encoded by the coding sequence ATGACCGGTCGCGCCGCTTTGCTGGGCCCGGCCGATATTCGTTCGCTGGCCGCCGAGCTCGGGATCAGGCCCACCAAGACCCTCGGGCAGAACTTCGTCCACGACGCGAATACGGTGCGGCGGATCGTGACGTCGGCCGACCTGTCACCGACGGATGTCGTACTCGAGGTGGGTCCCGGTCTCGGCTCGCTCACCTTGGCCCTGCTCGACGCCGCCGCGGCCGTCGTCGCTGTCGAGATCGATCCGGTGCTGGCGGCTCGGCTGCCGGCAACGGTGACCGAACGGGCGCCCGGTCGCGCCGCCGGTCTGACCGTCGTACCCGCAGACGCGCTCCGGATCGAGCAGCTGCCCAATGGGATTCAGCCCACTGCGTTGGTCGCGAATCTGCCGTACAACGTCTCGGTCCCGGTGTTGTTGCACCTGCTGGCAATGTTCCCGACGCTTCGGGTGGCATTGGTGATGGTGCAGGCCGAGGTGGCGGAACGGCTTGCTGCCGAACCCGGTTCGCGGATCTATGGGGTGCCGAGTGTGAAGGCGGGGTTCTTCGGCACGGTCCGGCGTGCCGGGTCGGTCGGTCGGTCGGTGTTCTGGCCGGTCCCGCAAGTGGAGTCCGGCCTGATCCGGATCGATCGGTACCCGACCTCGCCCTGGCCCACCGATCCGACGTTCCGTAGCCGGGTGTTCGCGGTGGTCGACGCGGCGTTCGCGCAACGGCGCAAGACGCTGCGCGCCGCGCTGACCGGCTGGGCCGGGAGCGCGGCCGCGGCCGAACGCCGGCTGATTGCCGCGGGCATCGACCCGGCCGCGCGCGGCGAGACGTTGGCTACGGCGGCGTTCGTCCGGTTGGCCGGGGGTTGGCCGGACGATCGGCGTTCATCGGAAAGTCCGTAG